A window of Miscanthus floridulus cultivar M001 chromosome 12, ASM1932011v1, whole genome shotgun sequence genomic DNA:
TagttaaaacacttgcaacatccgtCTGAAACACATGCAAAAACATCATAAAAAACTTGAAaccacgtgtgtagccattgcaaacatccaaatgaaaacacttgcaatatacgtatgaaaacatttgaaacacttgcatatatatatatgcaacatccagatctacctTTGCAACgcctagatgaaacacttacaacatatatctgaaacagataaaatatttggaacctacacttgaaacatacgtgtatagtcattgcaacatgtgcaacatcccgatctacttttgcaacattgatgtgaaacacttgcaacacaccTCTGAAATATctcaaacacttgaaacatatgcttgtaaCATGTGCTTTCAGTGCAATATCACCTTGCTTAgacgaatggaggctcatcgTTGCGGAGCTCAATGCCCCAGCGGAAGCAGTGTCGCCCGTGCCCTAGCGGAGGTAGTGAGCTAGGCGAGCACCCCCTATAGCACCCCTAGCGAGCGGCCGGCAGCCGATGAGCCCGCCTAGCGAGCACCCCTTGGCTAGCAAGCACATGAGTTCGAGACGAGGAGAGTCACAGGCTCCACGACATCCTTCCTCTCCCTATTGCTTTGAATGGAGAggcggaggagagagagaggagatgcAACGGGAGAGGATAAGTCTAGCCACCTGATGGGAGTAGATATTGGTGTGATGAAAAAATACATGGACCACATGAGGCCACGAAGCATCCGTTGTCCGGGTAGCGGGTAGAGCATTACCGATCCAAAATGGATGACTCAGCAAGCTACACACTATTGTATTTGTTATGTATACTCTTTGAATTAATTTAGATCATTAGATGATCACATAGTCCTAACTAGCTATAGGGAGGTTTAGGAGCGGCAAGGCCCCACTTGTCATTGGATGGAATGGACGATGTTCAAAAAAAAATGCTCCTGCTTTTAATATTAATGTTAGGATAACTAAAATTCTAAAAACCTTTGAGACATTTAGGGGAACCCAAAGGACTGTTGGTAGTTGATTCCAAAAATAGTAGAGGGCAGGTATCCAAGAAGGTGGAAAACAAAACAGTATTAGGCTTAATTGAAAGTAATTTcaattttatgtataaaatgaGATATAAATGTCATGTATATATCTAAAGGtaacatatcaggtgcaaaccaagcAACCTGTGGAAACTTGGAAACTACCGATCAGGGACACAGGATGTCAATCCAATGGATAGGATGAGAGGCGGCACTATTTTGCGcttaaaccccccccccccccacctgcCAGCTTTTTTTCCAAAAACCCCCTGCCCCCTCCCGTGCAAATTCACCGTCAGAGACCTGCGCCGCCCCAGGCGATTCACATCTCGTCGCCCCAGCCCTCCGCCGCCAGAGACCTACGCTCCGTCATCGCTAGCCCTTGCCCTCTGTCGCCCCTTGGTCACGTCACGATCAGAGGGAGCCGAGACTGACGTCAAAAAGATCTTGAAGACCACCAGCGGCACCCCCTTCATCATCCTGACCACCGGTTCTTCATCTGCCTGTGAGCTCGATCGTGTGAGCACTGAATTGTATGTGAACAACTCTGACGTCATGCCATGCACACAGGCACTAAGACACAGCACACCATGTTGTGGATCGACCAGCAGCGCCTGGGCTTCGACGTGGACGTGGTGGAGAGAGACTGATCATGTTTGTGTGCGCCCGGCCATCTATGAGGTCCTGCGCGGCTCCGGCGTGTGTGAGTTCCTTTTCGTGACCTTTCTTTTCATTTTCGTTTGATTGCAAGTTCTGTCAATATGATTGCCAGAGGACATACTCGGACGGCGTGACGATGTGGAATGACGGCGATAGCCAACAGCAGTAAGATCTACAGCAGCCATGGACAGGAAACGACGCCGTCTCTGAAGCCGTCGTCGTTGATCCCGCCGTCGCGGGACTAACAGGAAGAAGTTTTGAGGCCGCCGCCATGGATCATTTGAAGCCTGTGGTTGGAATGATATTTGATACACTTATAGATGTGGAGAAATTTTACAAATCGTATGCACATGAAGCTAGTTTCTCTGTTCGTGTTGGTCAGCACAAGAAGCCAAATGATAAAATATTATTCAAGCGGTATTATTGTTCAAGGGAAGGATACAGAAAGGAGAACGTAAAAAATGCTATTGATGAATCCAGAAAAAAGAGAAAGACACATAATGTGATGGAAAGCAGATGTGGTTGTGAGGCACATATTGTTGTCAAGCTTGGCAATGACGAGAAGTATCAGATAGCTTCAATGGTTGAGGAGCACAGCCATGGTTTTGTGTCACCAGATAAGAGGCATTTGCTAAGATCCAACCGTAATGTTAGTGAGAGGGCAAAGAGCACCTTGTTCAGTTGTCATAAGGCTAGCATTGGCACCTCATAGGCATATAGACTTCTCCATGTTAGTAAGGGTGGGTTTTAGAATGTTGGGTGCACGCTGAGGGATTTGCAAAACTATTACTGTGACCTCAGGAGCAAAACCAAGGATGCAGATGCACAAGTGTTTGTGGCACAACTTGAGCGAAAGAAGGAAGTAAATCCTGCCTTCTTTTATGACTTTATGGTGGATGAACAAGGACGACTTGTTCATGTGTTTTGGGCACATGCCTTATGCAGGAAAAACTATAGTGTTTTTGGTGATGTGGTTTCGGTAGATTCAACATACACCACTAACCAGTATAACATGATTTTTGTGCCATTTACTGGAGTCAATCATCACTTGCAAAGTGTTTTCCTAGGGACAACATTCTTGGCAAATGAAAAGATCGAGTCATATGAATGGTTGTTTAACACCTTTCTTAAGGCTATGCGTGGAGTAGCACCTCATCTAATCATAACAGATGAAGATGCGAGCATGAAGGCTGCTATTGCTCATATTCTACCGGATACAACTCACAGATTTTGCATGTGGCATATCATGGAAAAGGTTCCTGAGAAGATTAGGCCCTCTATAAGAGAGGATGAACAGTTCTGGGATAGACTACACACATGTGTTTGGGGCTCCGAGACTGCAGATGATTTTGAGTCACAATGGAATTCTATCATAACAGATTTTGCACTCATGGGAAACGATTGGTTTTCCACAAAGTTTGCCATGCGTCAATCATGGATTCTGGCATACTTTATGGACATACCTCTAGCAGGAATCCTTAGGACTACATCACGATCGGAGAGTGCAAATTCTTTTTTTAACCGTTTCATTCATCAAAAATTGACTTTTGTTGAGTTCTGGCTAAGATTTGACACAGCTTTGGAGTGCCAACACCAAGAGGAGTTGAAAGTCGATAATGCAAGTCTTCACACCACTCCTAAATTGATGACACCATGGGCCATGAAGAAGCAATGTAATGTGATATATACACATGAAGTCTTCAGTAAATTTCAGGAACAAATCGTAGCTGTAAGAGACCATTGCATTATTCAAGGCATTACAGAGTGTGAAGATATAAAAATTGTCACCATCAGCAATATATCTGAAAAAGAGCGAGTGGTTCAGTTGAACAAGTCAAACATGTTTGGTAGGTGTTCCTGTAAATTTTATGAGTCCTAAGGCATCCCGTGTCGTCGTATCGTACAAGTACTTAGAGCTGAGAAGCAAAGTGAGATACCATCTATTTATATTACGAAGAGATGAGAGAAAAGATGTAAAAGGTTTGTAttgtatgattttttttctatgggTGTTTTGTACAATAGTACTAATCAGATATTCAATTTTATAGGGATCTATTCTTTGATGAAGAAGATAACCTGCTAGATGAAAAGCC
This region includes:
- the LOC136495545 gene encoding protein FAR1-RELATED SEQUENCE 5-like, producing the protein MDHLKPVVGMIFDTLIDVEKFYKSYAHEASFSVRVGQHKKPNDKILFKRYYCSREGYRKENVKNAIDESRKKRKTHNVMESRCGCEAHIVVKLGNDEKYQIASMVEEHSHGFVSPDKRHLLRSNRNVSERAKSTLFSCHKASIGTS